A genomic stretch from Sulfurihydrogenibium azorense Az-Fu1 includes:
- the ispH gene encoding 4-hydroxy-3-methylbut-2-enyl diphosphate reductase, translating to MVNIKVAQTAGFCFGVRIAVDMAKKAGEQLGHAYTNGPIIHNKQVVSYLESIGIKELKDYSQLKPGETVIIRSHGVPPETERQLKSMNINVLDATCPFVKKVHDKVRQLVEEGYFVVIIGEEGHPEVIGTLGHLKEVNGQGVVVENFEDLIKKVPKRNKIGVVAQTTQSEDFFREAVGYLAENTEELKVFNTICDATSVRQEEVKKLAPTVDVMIIIGGKHSGNTQRLAQISKALNPNTYHIETAEELQKEWFEGKDNVGISAGASTPDWIINQVVEKIKQLKGVTA from the coding sequence ATGGTTAACATAAAAGTAGCACAAACAGCAGGTTTTTGTTTTGGTGTAAGAATAGCCGTAGATATGGCTAAGAAAGCTGGGGAACAGCTTGGCCACGCTTATACAAACGGTCCCATAATTCACAACAAACAAGTTGTATCTTACTTAGAAAGTATTGGGATAAAAGAGCTTAAAGATTACTCTCAACTAAAACCTGGTGAAACTGTTATTATTAGGTCTCACGGTGTACCTCCTGAAACGGAAAGACAGTTAAAAAGTATGAATATAAACGTACTAGATGCAACCTGTCCTTTTGTCAAAAAAGTCCACGATAAGGTAAGACAGCTTGTAGAAGAAGGTTATTTTGTAGTTATCATAGGAGAAGAGGGGCACCCTGAAGTTATAGGTACTTTAGGACATCTTAAAGAGGTAAACGGTCAAGGTGTTGTTGTAGAAAACTTTGAAGATTTAATAAAAAAAGTCCCTAAGAGAAATAAGATAGGAGTTGTAGCACAGACAACCCAAAGTGAAGACTTCTTTAGAGAAGCTGTTGGATACTTGGCTGAAAACACTGAAGAGTTAAAAGTTTTTAACACTATATGTGATGCAACATCTGTTAGACAAGAGGAAGTAAAAAAACTTGCTCCTACTGTAGACGTAATGATAATTATTGGAGGAAAACACAGCGGTAATACACAAAGACTTGCCCAGATATCAAAAGCCTTAAACCCGAACACTTACCATATAGAAACAGCTGAAGAACTTCAAAAAGAGTGGTTTGAAGGAAAAGATAACGTAGGAATATCAGCTGGAGCTTCAACTCCAGATTGGATAATAAACCAAGTTGTTGAAAAAATAAAACAGTTAAAAGGAGTAACAGCATGA
- a CDS encoding lysophospholipid acyltransferase family protein, which translates to MENKHPYSELGYKIFFKIKPFLKKILRIKVVGVENIPLEGGCIIAANHRSHFDPPVINIVSPRPVIFLAKKELFEVPVLGWFIKKAGTIPVRRDSRDTAVIKKSISLLKEGFVIGIFPEGSRARPGEFRKPQPGVGYLIEKAKVPVIPVLIEGTDKVLPVNSKFPKLFKYNIDVIVGKPIKFEGISSYEHIAEKVMHEIRKLKGERHG; encoded by the coding sequence TTGGAAAATAAACATCCATACTCTGAGCTTGGTTATAAGATATTCTTTAAAATAAAACCTTTTTTAAAAAAAATTCTAAGAATAAAAGTCGTAGGAGTGGAAAACATTCCTTTAGAAGGTGGGTGTATAATAGCAGCAAACCATAGGAGCCACTTTGACCCTCCTGTAATCAATATAGTATCCCCAAGGCCTGTAATCTTTTTAGCTAAAAAAGAACTTTTTGAAGTCCCTGTCTTAGGATGGTTTATAAAAAAAGCTGGAACGATACCTGTTAGAAGAGACAGTAGAGATACGGCAGTTATTAAAAAATCTATATCTCTATTAAAGGAAGGTTTTGTTATAGGTATTTTCCCTGAAGGTTCAAGGGCAAGACCAGGAGAGTTTAGAAAACCTCAGCCTGGTGTAGGATACCTTATAGAAAAAGCAAAAGTGCCAGTTATCCCTGTTTTAATTGAAGGAACAGATAAAGTACTACCAGTTAACTCAAAATTTCCTAAATTATTCAAGTATAATATTGATGTAATAGTAGGTAAACCTATTAAATTTGAGGGTATTTCATCTTATGAACATATTGCAGAAAAGGTTATGCATGAAATCAGAAAGTTAAAAGGAGAACGTCATGGTTAA